A genomic segment from Nicotiana sylvestris chromosome 1, ASM39365v2, whole genome shotgun sequence encodes:
- the LOC104214230 gene encoding uncharacterized protein → MLNLRKRNLAWQQLRRLSTAIRQSIEDEGDWFYSSEWWGPTTSSDGNTVFRSASGKGNGVVSVVAYPSSRPQKCYWARTENWLQQRYEKIYPGCEHEGNFRILGYQWRNLHFNDDTRQSTVKVMAAYRESDPGSIYLMQQAECLAVPYVKSMVSAGLATVASCKYDLESAVCGRKPMKILCIGHGGGSIPLFLANKIQGAEVHIAEIDPVVISASVQAMGFPSYSVMTPSGSRAYSTCNPIEEVQWKGIHERLHLHESDAEKFLLKNKNLYDLVFIDAYDGEDIFPHELWNTRSPFLNALAEQLHPEHGTVIVNLHSDVDFRDADFSPAGAHLLPMGKYISKVCRAYKEVLLGSKSSYNGLAYVVSVPWVCNTSLVVCRGLGKSGRDMVMKTIMSKSLVVENILDLPFSCLQYLKRGFTLVN, encoded by the exons ATGTTGAATTTACGCAAACGGAATTTGGCATGGCAGCAGCTAAGGCGCTTATCAACGGCAATTCGACAAAGTATAGAAGATGAAGGCGACTGGTTTTATTCTTCCGAATGGTGGGGCCCCACCACCTCCTCCGACGGCAACACAGTTTTCCGATCAGCTTCCGGCAaaggaaacggcgtcgtttctgtCGTAGCTTACCCTTCTTCTAGACCA CAAAAATGTTACTGGGCAAGAACAGAGAATTGGCTTCAGCAAAGGTACGAAAAGATATATCCAGGGTGTGAACACGAAGGGAATTTCAGGATTCTTGGTTACCAATGGCGTAATCTTCACTTTAATGACGATACTCGCCAAAGCACAGTTAAAGTAATGGCTGCTTACAGGGAATCAGATCCAGGTTCTATATACTTGATGCAGCAGGCAGAGTGTCTCGCTGTTCCAT ATGTGAAGAGCATGGTCTCTGCTGGGTTGGCTACCGTCGCATCTTGTAAATACGATCTTGAAAGTGCAGTTTGTGGGAGAAAACCAATGAAAATTTTATGCATTGGGCATGGTGGAGGAAGCATACCATTGTTTTTGGCCAATAAAATCCAAG GTGCTGAAGTGCACATAGCTGAAATCGACCCCGTGGTTATCTCAGCCTCGGTTCAAGCAATGGGGTTCCCATCTTACTCGGTGATGACCCCATCTGGTAGCCGTGCATACTCAACTTGTAATCCAATTGAAGAAGTGCAATGGAAAGGCATTCATGAGAGGCTTCACTTACATGAATCAGATGCTGAGAAGTTTCTCCTCAAAAACAAAAATCTCTATGATCTTGTTTTCATCGATGCATATGACGGGGAAGATATTTTTCCTCACGAGCTGTGGAATACACGCTCTCCATTTCTCAATGCTCTTGCAGAGCAACTTCACCCCGAGCATGGAACTGTTATCGTAAACCTTCACTCAGATGTAGACTTCAGGGATGCTGATTTCAGCCCGGCCGGTGCTCACCTTTTGCCAATGGGCAAGTATATTTCTAAAGTGTGCAGAGCATACAAAGAGGTTCTCTTAGGGAGTAAGAGCTCCTATAATGGTCTGGCTTATGTAGTTTCTGTGCCTTGGGTATGTAATACATCTCTTGTTGTGTGTAGAGGTTTAGGGAAATCTGGTAGGGATATGGTTATGAAGACTATCATGTCTAAATCCCTAGTAGTTGAGAATATTCTTGACTTGCCATTTTCTTGTTTGCAGTATCTGAAACGAGGTTTTACTTTGGTGAATTAA